The genomic interval TGATGGTATGAATGTTGACCACTTCTACGCTGATTCCTTTTTCCTGGAGTTGTATTCCGGCCTGGATGGCATTCCAAACCAGGTGGCCACAGGCAAAGATGGTTACATCGGTTCCTTCGCTGAAGAACTGTGCCTTACCGATCTCAAAGGGTAACTCAGAAGTGAATATGGGCCAGGAGGGGCGTCCAAAGCGGAGATAAACAGGTCCCTGATAATCGGCAATTGCAATGGTAGCGGCCTTTGTTTGTGCATAATCGCAGGGAACGATCACGGTCATGCCCGGCAGCATTTTCATTAGGCCGATATCTTCCAGTATCTGGTGGGTAGCACCATCTTCACCGAGTGTAAGTCCGGCGTGGGAGGCGCAAATTTTTACATTCTTGCCGCTATAGGCCACACTCTGCCGGATCTGATCATATACCCGACCAGTAGAGAAATTGGCAAAGGTGGTGGTGTATGGAATTTTTCCGCCGATGGTTAATCCCGCGGCGATACCGATCATATTTGCTTCGGCGATACCACATTGGATAAAACGTTCCGGAAATTCCTTTATGAACTGATTCAATTTCAGTGAACCGGCCAGGTCAGCGGTGAGCGCTACCACGTTCGGGTTTTTTTTGGCTACTTCAGCAATTCCGTCCCCGAAGCCGCTTCGGGTGTCTTTGTTTCCGATCGATTGAATGTCTTTGAGCATGTTGATGGTTGTTTTCTTATGCCAGCGGCTAACAGATATGGTTCATTAGCTTTCGGCGTTTATGAATTTAAAATGGTTAATTCAGTTCCGATTTTCCCCGTGTAAATACTGTTTCATCCTGCTTTAATTTCATTTCCCATTTCCAGGCGCTGCTGATCATTTCTTCCAGGCTGTATTGAATGGTCCATCCCAGCAGGTCGGAGGCAAGGTCGTTATTGGCATAGATCGCCACCACATCACCGGAGCGGCGGGGGCCGATACGGTAATTGAGTTTTTGACCGCTTACTTTTTCAAAGGCTTTGATGGCTTCAAGTACGGTCACGCCATTTCCGGTTCCCAGGTTGAAAACTTCACAGCGGCTGTCATTTTTGTCGTTCTCCAGGTATTGGAGGGCGAGGGTATGCGCATGTGCCAGGTCGGATACATGGATAAAGTCGCGCAAACAGGAACCATCGCGGGTGTCATAATCGTCGCCATACACTACAAGCATGGGAAGTTTGCCAATAGCTGTTTGGGTAATGGCGGGAAAAAGGTTTTGAGGTTTACCCATGGGCATTTCACCGATCTCAATGGAAGGGTGGGCGCCTACGGGGTTAAAATATCGCAGCAGGATACACTGGGTATCGTTGGCCTTTGAAAATTCATTCACGATCTGCTCACCCATTTGTTTGGTATAGCCATAGGGAGAGGCTGCCGGTTTGGGTGGGGTTCTTTCTGTTACCGGTATCTCATCCGGATTGCCATACACCGTACAGGAGGAGGAGAAAACAAAATGCGGGGTTTTGAATTCCTGTGCGCATTTCAACAGGTTGATCAGCGACATCAGGTTATTTTCAAAGTAAAGAAGAGGCTGTTCAACCGATTCACCCACTGCTTTATAAGCCGCAAAATGAATGATTCCCGTGAGGTCAGGGTTTTCCTGAAAGATTGCAAACGTATCATCAAAATTGCAGAGGTCTACACGGTAGTTCTTTACTCTCTTTCCCGTTATCTTTTCCACGCCATCCAGGATCTTGCTGCTCGACCGGGAATTATTGTCAACGGAAATTACTTCATAGCCATTCTCGATAAGGTCAACCAGGGTATGCGAACCGATATAACCACATCCTCCCGTTACCAGGATTTTTGCCATAGTTCAAATTTGTGGGCAAAATTCAGCATTTCTTTCTAGATAAAAAACCGGACGATAAGATAAACTCCGGCAGCCAGCAATCCGCTGATCGGGATTGTCAGAATCCACGCCCATAAGAGGTTGACTGTAACTCCCCAACGCACCGCTGACAGGCGTTTGGTAGCGCCTACCCCGATTATTGAACCGGTGATGGTATGGGTGGTACTGACCGGTATTTTTAGGGCTTCCGTAACAAAAAGGGTGATGGCACCCGCCGTTTCTGCGGCTACCCCTTCAAATGGGGTCACTTTGGTGATTCGGGTACCCATGGTCTTTACGATCTTCCAGCCTCCGCTCATGGTACCCAGACCGATGGCTGAATAACAGGCCAGGGGCACCCAAACGGGCATTTGATCAAACCCGCCGATGGAGCCGTGAGCGATCAGGGCGGCCGTGATGATACCCATTACTTTTTGGGCATCATTTCCTCCGTGACCGATACTAAACGCGGCAGAAGATACCAGTTGAAGTCTCTTAAACCAGGAATTGGCCTTGTTGGCATTCAGATTGCTCAGGTACATGGAAAAAGTGGCCATAATGAGCATGATCAACGAAAGGAGAATCCACTTAAAGTTGGAACCATGGAATACGACTCTCCAGAAATACGTATCAAAATCGGATTTGAGTTTCTCCGGTCGGGTTTCCAGGTTAAATATGAGGAAGACCACGACACCTGCCATGACGGTAATGGAAATGATCTTGGGCAGCCACCCTTTTTGAAAGGAATGGATGAACCAGAGTGAAATTATAAAGGCAGCGATCATACCGACCACCGGAGCGAGGAATATGAAAATGGCAGTTTTAAAAACCGGATCTGCATTTACCGAAGAAAAGGTTCCGGCATGGGCAATGGCGGCTCCGGCAAATCCTCCGATCAGGGTATGCGAAGACGAAGAAGGGATACCAAACCACCAGGTAAACAAATTCCAAACGATGGCAGCCACCAGACCTGAGAAAATGACAGGCAAGGTGATAAAATCTTGTTTCACCGTTTTAGCGATCGTATTGGCAACACCGTGATCTTTGAAAATAAAAAAGGCCAGAAAATTAAATGCGGCAGCCCAAAGTACAGCCTGAAAAGGGGTCAAAACCTTGGTGGATACCACGGTAGCTATCGAGTTGGCCGCATCGTGAAATCCATTGATATAATCAAAAACCAGGGCGAGGGTGATGATAACGATCAGGAAGGTCATTTACGAATATTTAATGATGATCGACTCGATCACGTTACTGGCATCCTCACATTTATCGGTCACGATCTCCATAACCTGGTAGATCTCTCTTTTCTTGATCACCTCTTTGGCATCTTCTTCCATGGCAAATAACCGTTCAATACAAAGGTCAAATACATCATCGGCCTGATTCTCCAGACTGTTGATCTTGACCAGTGATTCGGTTACCTGGCGGAGGTTTTTCATGTCGCGTAATCCACCTACCGCTTTACGCACCAACACCGTTCCCTGCTCAATCATATCGGCAAACTTTTGCATACCGGTATCATTCGGGTTCACCCGATAGAAATTGATCTTTTTGGCAGAGGCATAAATGTAATCCGCGATATCATCCAGAGAAGTAGCCAGATAGTGGATATCCTCACGATCAAAGGGAGTGATAAAATTCCGGCCAAGCTCTGTGAATATCCGATGAGTCAGGTCATCATTAGCATGCTCGAGGTCTTCCACCTCAATGATCAGGGCGGCCCTTTTATCAAAATCAGGCTCCGCTACGATATCCTTTAATTTCTGGCCCATGATGGCCCCGTTGTCGGCCACCTTTTCGAACAACTCATAAAATATGAGGTTCTTTGGCATAAAGATCTTGAGAAATGAGTTGAGGCCCATGGTAGAAATTTTGCGCAAAGATTATGTTTTGGTGGCCCAAAGTATATGAAATTCGATTTTGGTAACAATTTCTTAATACAGTCCTTTTTCGCCCCAATTACCTTTGCGAAATATTAATTTTTCATGAACAAATCGTTAACTGGTTCATTGTTAATAGCTTTGGTTATCACAGGATTGTGTTTGCCCGCCACAGGCCAGCGGTACCTGACCGGGTTAGATTCATCCCTATTCATAAAAGATACGGTCAGACCGTTTCTGAAACGGTTTGGAAACCTTCGGTTTTCGGGCTATATACAACCACAATATCAGGTCATAGAAAAGGATGGGGCCGCTACATATGGTGGAGGTGATTTTTCAGCTCAATCACGAAACAGGTTCATGTTACGGAGGGCCCGGATGAAGATCGATTACCTGGCGCTTACAGAGGACAGGCTTCCTAAAGCGCTGTTCACTTTCCAAATGGATGTAACTGAGAGAACGGTCAGAGTCAGAGATATGTTTGTTCGCTTGTATGAAACCAAAGGGAACCAGTTTTCACTTACCACCGGGATCTTTGCCAAGCCCTTTGGTTATGAAGTGAACGTTTCTTCATCCTTTCGCGAAACACCAGAACGGGGGCGAATGTCGCAAATTCTGATTCCATCCGAACGGGATCTGGGGGTCATGATCAGCTATGAACCTCAGCGCCCGGGAAAAAATAAACACCAGTTGCGTATTGATGCGGGTGTATTCAATGGCCCGGGATTGTCTGCTACAACGGATTTTGATAATAAAAAAGATCTGGTAGCCCGAATAACCTATGAACCCCTTCACAGAGAAGGCATCCAGGTTCATGGTGGCCTGTCGTTGATGCGGGGAGGATGGAAGCAATCCTCAAAATATGTTTACACGACAAGGGAAACAGGAGGGAAGGAGGATTTTTATGTGGACTCTGCCATCTCCAATGTGGGAAAGACGGCACCCAGACAATACTATGGTGGGGATGTGCAGGTGAGGTTTCCTGTCCACCATGGCGGTCTTGAACTGCGGGGTGAGATCTGGTTTGGAAAACAACCCGGTACGGCCACTTCAACCATTAACCCCGGAACGCTTCCTGCTGGTCCGACCTATATCCGTCAATTCAGCGGTGGTTTTTTCTACCTGATCAAGGACCTGGGCCAAAAAGGGCATCAATTGCTGGCCAAATATGATTGGTATGACCCTAACACTAAAATACAGGGCAAGGCCATCGGACTTAACAATAGCTTTACATCGGGCGATATAAGTTATCAGACCTGGGGGCTGGGCTATTCCCATCCGGTTACAGAGAATGTCAAATTGGTTCTTTACTATGAACATGTTGTAAATGAAGCAACTAGCTATGCCGGGTACACCACCGACCTGCCAGATAACCTGTTTACCTGCCGGCTCCAATTTCGGTTCTAGATCGACCGGGTTAACATTCCGGTAATATTGGCATCACAATTCGATAATATTCGCGTAATACCGCAATAACATTGGGGTGGTTGCTTTGCAGCGAAATTGGAAGATATGCTGCGAATAAAACTGGTCCGGTACGTTGCTCTGTTCTTGTCCCTGTTCATGGTGGTACAACTCCATGCACAGTCTGTTAAGCTCAACGGTAAAATTGTTAACGAGAAAAATGAACCGATTCCTGGTGCCACTATCCAGGTAACCGGTGTATCCGGAAGCTATATTGCAGACATAGAAGGACGTTTTTCCGTAAGCCTGAACCCGGGTAAATACACCATCGCTGTTTCAAGCGTGGGTTTCAATTCCAAAGAAATCTCGGACATCGAGGTAGGGCAGAACATGGATAACTCCATCACGATCGTTTTGGACAGACAAGTGAAAACCGGAGAGAATGTGGTTGTCCGATCCACCCGCAAACAGGAATCCACTGCCGCTTTATTGACCTTTCAGCGCAGCAACCCCGCTCTTTCCAGTGGTCTGGCTGCTGACTTTATCCGCCGCACACCCGATAAGAATACAGGTGAGGTGTTGAAGCGTGTGTCTGGTGCAAGTATCCAGGATAACCGCTTTGTGATCATTCGTGGTCTGAGCGACCGCTACAATGCCGCGATCATCAATAATGCACAATTACCCAGCACAGAGCCGGATAAGAAGGCTTTCTCTTTTGATGTATTCCCTGCTACGCTGGTAGATAATATTATCATCAATAAAACTGCTACACCTGAACTGACCGGTGAGTTTGCCGGTGGTGTGGTTCAGATCAACACCAAGGATGTTCCTTCCCGGAATACATTGAGTGTAGGTCTTACAATCGGGTTCAACACACAATCTGCCTTCAAAGATTTCACCAGCAACGAACGTAATGGCACCGATTGGATGGGTTTTGATGACGGTACGCGGAGTATTCCTGCCGGATTCCCAACCAGCCCCCAGGCCTATCGCGTTTTGGGTGCCAACCCCACCGGTTTCAACCAACAACTGGCCATCAGCCGTCTATTTAATAGTGATGTTTATAAAAGGAAGACCACTACAGCCGCTCCCAATCAAACCTATAGTCTGACCTGGGGTAATGCGACCAAGTTCAAGAATGGTGGCACATTTGGTTCGGTAATCTCCCTTATCTACCGCAATAGCATGTTGGTGTATGATGTAACAAGACAGTTACATGAAGACAACGGCTCATTGCTCGTTCAATTGAATGACCGTCAAAATCGTTACGGGGTTAACGTGGGTGCTATTGCCAATTTTACCTATGTAAAGGGCAAGCATAAGATTTCTTTTAAGAACCTGTTCAACCAACTTTTTGAAGATAATTTCTACACCCGTACCGGTTTCTCAGTTGACCGCGTACAGGATATTGAATTCAGTTCATCCGTACTCAACCAACGCAGCCTCTACACCGCCCAGTTGGAAGGCGAACATCGTCTCACCAACAGTGGAGTGAAATTGACCTGGAATGGAAATATTGGTTACAACTGGAAGATCCAACCCGATCTTCGCACCCAATCATATTTCCGCTCACAAGGCAGCGCCGATCCTTTTGAAATGAACGATGATGATACGCGTCGTTTCGACAGCAAATTGAAGGACTATAGTTATGGTGCAGTAGGTAGCCTGGAGATCCCCTTTAAGATGGCCGGAAATAGCCAGAAATTTAAAGCGGGTGGTTCGACCCTGATCCGTATCCGTGATTTCCGCAGCCGGATCTTCCGCTATATCCCTGCTTCTGCAGCACAGTTTGATAACAGCAAACTG from Chitinophagales bacterium carries:
- a CDS encoding porin; translated protein: MNKSLTGSLLIALVITGLCLPATGQRYLTGLDSSLFIKDTVRPFLKRFGNLRFSGYIQPQYQVIEKDGAATYGGGDFSAQSRNRFMLRRARMKIDYLALTEDRLPKALFTFQMDVTERTVRVRDMFVRLYETKGNQFSLTTGIFAKPFGYEVNVSSSFRETPERGRMSQILIPSERDLGVMISYEPQRPGKNKHQLRIDAGVFNGPGLSATTDFDNKKDLVARITYEPLHREGIQVHGGLSLMRGGWKQSSKYVYTTRETGGKEDFYVDSAISNVGKTAPRQYYGGDVQVRFPVHHGGLELRGEIWFGKQPGTATSTINPGTLPAGPTYIRQFSGGFFYLIKDLGQKGHQLLAKYDWYDPNTKIQGKAIGLNNSFTSGDISYQTWGLGYSHPVTENVKLVLYYEHVVNEATSYAGYTTDLPDNLFTCRLQFRF
- a CDS encoding DUF47 family protein, with the translated sequence MGLNSFLKIFMPKNLIFYELFEKVADNGAIMGQKLKDIVAEPDFDKRAALIIEVEDLEHANDDLTHRIFTELGRNFITPFDREDIHYLATSLDDIADYIYASAKKINFYRVNPNDTGMQKFADMIEQGTVLVRKAVGGLRDMKNLRQVTESLVKINSLENQADDVFDLCIERLFAMEEDAKEVIKKREIYQVMEIVTDKCEDASNVIESIIIKYS
- a CDS encoding TonB-dependent receptor; this translates as MLRIKLVRYVALFLSLFMVVQLHAQSVKLNGKIVNEKNEPIPGATIQVTGVSGSYIADIEGRFSVSLNPGKYTIAVSSVGFNSKEISDIEVGQNMDNSITIVLDRQVKTGENVVVRSTRKQESTAALLTFQRSNPALSSGLAADFIRRTPDKNTGEVLKRVSGASIQDNRFVIIRGLSDRYNAAIINNAQLPSTEPDKKAFSFDVFPATLVDNIIINKTATPELTGEFAGGVVQINTKDVPSRNTLSVGLTIGFNTQSAFKDFTSNERNGTDWMGFDDGTRSIPAGFPTSPQAYRVLGANPTGFNQQLAISRLFNSDVYKRKTTTAAPNQTYSLTWGNATKFKNGGTFGSVISLIYRNSMLVYDVTRQLHEDNGSLLVQLNDRQNRYGVNVGAIANFTYVKGKHKISFKNLFNQLFEDNFYTRTGFSVDRVQDIEFSSSVLNQRSLYTAQLEGEHRLTNSGVKLTWNGNIGYNWKIQPDLRTQSYFRSQGSADPFEMNDDDTRRFDSKLKDYSYGAVGSLEIPFKMAGNSQKFKAGGSTLIRIRDFRSRIFRYIPASAAQFDNSKLELPYDQIFLPSNISNNGFIIEDFTNNQDKYFGVSIVNGMYGQFDNKFGDMVRLVWGVRVENFQQFLTTKDVTAKRVVVDNEKWDVLPSFNLTISPDKKQNIRLAGSRTVSRPEFREIAPFSFFDYEVNYAVNGNPDLQRGTILNGDIRYEFYPKGGEGVSIGAFYKFFNDPIELRLNPSSVLDRRNYQFQNADEAYALGGEIEVRKALDFISDDLEVFNVFANLTYIYSKVTLASTSGSGATESTNRPLQGQSPYLINLGVQYNSENGNWSGSLLYNRIGQRLALVGINNLGFPDVYERPRNQVDLQLTRKIMNNRGELKLTWADMLNPAYYFYENVDSKKAFKEGTDRLFNSFKPGSTISLGFTYDFNLGKKG
- a CDS encoding transketolase family protein, which translates into the protein MLKDIQSIGNKDTRSGFGDGIAEVAKKNPNVVALTADLAGSLKLNQFIKEFPERFIQCGIAEANMIGIAAGLTIGGKIPYTTTFANFSTGRVYDQIRQSVAYSGKNVKICASHAGLTLGEDGATHQILEDIGLMKMLPGMTVIVPCDYAQTKAATIAIADYQGPVYLRFGRPSWPIFTSELPFEIGKAQFFSEGTDVTIFACGHLVWNAIQAGIQLQEKGISVEVVNIHTIKPLDEAAVIASLKKTKCAVTAEEHNVIGGLGDAIAQVAAKHIPVPIEFIGTQDTFGESGTPKELMKKYGLDISDIVTAAEKAISRK
- a CDS encoding inorganic phosphate transporter, with the translated sequence MTFLIVIITLALVFDYINGFHDAANSIATVVSTKVLTPFQAVLWAAAFNFLAFFIFKDHGVANTIAKTVKQDFITLPVIFSGLVAAIVWNLFTWWFGIPSSSSHTLIGGFAGAAIAHAGTFSSVNADPVFKTAIFIFLAPVVGMIAAFIISLWFIHSFQKGWLPKIISITVMAGVVVFLIFNLETRPEKLKSDFDTYFWRVVFHGSNFKWILLSLIMLIMATFSMYLSNLNANKANSWFKRLQLVSSAAFSIGHGGNDAQKVMGIITAALIAHGSIGGFDQMPVWVPLACYSAIGLGTMSGGWKIVKTMGTRITKVTPFEGVAAETAGAITLFVTEALKIPVSTTHTITGSIIGVGATKRLSAVRWGVTVNLLWAWILTIPISGLLAAGVYLIVRFFI
- the galE gene encoding UDP-glucose 4-epimerase GalE codes for the protein MAKILVTGGCGYIGSHTLVDLIENGYEVISVDNNSRSSSKILDGVEKITGKRVKNYRVDLCNFDDTFAIFQENPDLTGIIHFAAYKAVGESVEQPLLYFENNLMSLINLLKCAQEFKTPHFVFSSSCTVYGNPDEIPVTERTPPKPAASPYGYTKQMGEQIVNEFSKANDTQCILLRYFNPVGAHPSIEIGEMPMGKPQNLFPAITQTAIGKLPMLVVYGDDYDTRDGSCLRDFIHVSDLAHAHTLALQYLENDKNDSRCEVFNLGTGNGVTVLEAIKAFEKVSGQKLNYRIGPRRSGDVVAIYANNDLASDLLGWTIQYSLEEMISSAWKWEMKLKQDETVFTRGKSELN